The proteins below come from a single Lates calcarifer isolate ASB-BC8 linkage group LG11, TLL_Latcal_v3, whole genome shotgun sequence genomic window:
- the zgc:65811 gene encoding CD9 antigen isoform X1, which yields MALDGCGLVCKYILVLFNIIFAVVGFALLGLGLWLRFSNNTRGIFEVEALNSSAFVVGVTVLIALGSVMLIVVVFGDYGACNEKRCALQVFSALLAILAGAEVVFGVLAYSKRYEVGASMAEFYASIYTLYVTSGGDAAIGVTLKFVHEMLHCCGVTGAKIIEVVQSTCPKPDGLIEHIVMPNCPTVITTVFDNKASLVMGIFFGTGALLIIALICSSTLSRKIRLSASTPQYIILTQSTPTLVNPQPSQPALVSTSYAYPGQDPVIFTPLSEANISVSQA from the exons ATGGCACTAGACGGATGTGGCCTCGTGTGCAAATACATCCTCGTCCTTTTCAACATCATCTTTGCG GTGGTTGGCTTTGCCCTATTGGGTCTAGGTCTGTGGCTAAGGTTCAGCAACAACACCAGAGGCATCTTTGAAGTAGAGGCTCTCAACTCAAGCGCATTTGTTGTGG GTGTGACGGTTCTGATAGCGCTGGGTTCAGTAATGCTGATCGTGGTGGTGTTTGGAGACTACGGTGCCTGCAATGAGAAAAGATGCGCTCTGCAAGtg tTCTCTGCTCTTCTGGCCATACTGGCAGGAGCTGAAGTTGTCTTTGGAGTGCTTGCTTATTCCAAGAGATATGAG GTTGGAGCTAGCATGGCAGAGTTCTATGCTAGCATTTACACTCTGTATGTGACAAGTGGAGGAGATGCAGCCATTGGTGTCACACTCAAATTTGTCCACGAAATG CTTCACTGTTGTGGAGTGACGGGGGCCAAGATAATAGAAGTGGTACAGTCGACTTGTCCCAAGCCAGATGGACTTATTGAGCACATCGTCATGCCT AACTGTCCTACGGTCATCACAACTGTCTTTGACAATAAAGCATCACTGGTGATGGGAATCTTCTTTGGAACTGGAGCTCTTTTG ATCATAGCTCTTATCTGCAGCAGTACTCTTAGTAGAAAGATTCGTCTGTCTGCCTCAACGCCTCAATACATCATCCTGACTCAGTCCACCCCCACCCTGGTTAACCCTCAGCCATCTCAGCCTGCACTTGTCTCCACCTCCTATGCCTACCCTGGCCAGGACCCAGTCATCTTCACCCCTCTCTCTGAGGCCAacatctctgtgtctcaggCCTAG
- the zgc:65811 gene encoding CD9 antigen isoform X2, whose translation MALDGCGLVCKYILVLFNIIFAVVGFALLGLGLWLRFSNNTRGIFEVEALNSSAFVVGVTVLIALGSVMLIVVVFGDYGACNEKRCALQVFSALLAILAGAEVVFGVLAYSKRYEVGASMAEFYASIYTLYVTSGGDAAIGVTLKFVHEMLHCCGVTGAKIIEVVQSTCPKPDGLIEHIVMPNCPTVITTVFDNKASLVMGIFFGTGALLIVALVCSIILLKQIKKVNQEITTYYSTVY comes from the exons ATGGCACTAGACGGATGTGGCCTCGTGTGCAAATACATCCTCGTCCTTTTCAACATCATCTTTGCG GTGGTTGGCTTTGCCCTATTGGGTCTAGGTCTGTGGCTAAGGTTCAGCAACAACACCAGAGGCATCTTTGAAGTAGAGGCTCTCAACTCAAGCGCATTTGTTGTGG GTGTGACGGTTCTGATAGCGCTGGGTTCAGTAATGCTGATCGTGGTGGTGTTTGGAGACTACGGTGCCTGCAATGAGAAAAGATGCGCTCTGCAAGtg tTCTCTGCTCTTCTGGCCATACTGGCAGGAGCTGAAGTTGTCTTTGGAGTGCTTGCTTATTCCAAGAGATATGAG GTTGGAGCTAGCATGGCAGAGTTCTATGCTAGCATTTACACTCTGTATGTGACAAGTGGAGGAGATGCAGCCATTGGTGTCACACTCAAATTTGTCCACGAAATG CTTCACTGTTGTGGAGTGACGGGGGCCAAGATAATAGAAGTGGTACAGTCGACTTGTCCCAAGCCAGATGGACTTATTGAGCACATCGTCATGCCT AACTGTCCTACGGTCATCACAACTGTCTTTGACAATAAAGCATCACTGGTGATGGGAATCTTCTTTGGAACTGGAGCTCTTTTG ATTGTTGCCCTGGTCTGCTCCATCATTCTCCTGAAGCAGATCAAGAAAGTCAATCAGGAGATCACTACGTACTACTCAACCGTGTACTAA